The following is a genomic window from Candidatus Binatia bacterium.
CGTCGCGCTCATCGATTAGCGCCCGCGGGCCTCAGGGCGAGGGCGAGACCGCGAGCCCGGTGCGTGCCCGGTTACTTTTTCGTGGAGAGCGGCCGCGGAGCGAACCCGCTCGTTGACGGCTTGGGTTACACTGTTGCAGATGTTCTTCGGTACGATATCGGCCGATTTGCGAGCTCCACTCGAGCGCGATCCCGCCGCGCGCGGGCCGCTCGACGTCGTGCTTTCGTATCCGGGATTCCACGCGCTGCTCGCACATCGGATCATCCATCCGCTCTATCGCGCGGGCGTGCCGCTCCTCCCGCGCTTCCTCGCGAACGTCGCGCGCTTCTTTACCGGCATAGATATCCATCCGGGCGCGACGCTCGGCAAAGGCATCTTCATCGATCACGGGACCGGCGTCGTCATCGGCGAGACCGCCGAAGTCGGCGATGGGTGCACGATCTATCAAGGGGTCACGCTCGGCGGCACGAGCCTATCGCGCGGGAAGCGGCACCCGACGTTGGGACGCAACGTGACCGTCGGCGTCAACTCGAGCGTGCTCGGCGCGATCGTCCTCGGGGATAGCGCAAAGGTCGGCGGCGGTTCCGTCGTCGTCAAAGACGTCCCCGCGAACGCGACCGTCGTCGGCGTGCCCGCGCGCATCGTCGCGCAGGACGGAAAGCCCGTTCGCGCGGTCTCGACTCGCCCGCAGGTCGAGATGCCCGATCCGAACGCCGATGCGATCGTCCGGCTCCAGCGGAGGATCGATCTCCTGGAGCGGCGGCTGACCGAGATCGAGAGCGGCGACGCGGAAGAAGAAGCCTGGAGCTGGGTCATCTAAGAGAACGGGTGTCGTGAGACTCTACAACACCCGCACGCGCGGCGTCGAAGAGTTCGTGCCGTTGCGTGCCGGCGAGGTGCGCATCTATGTTTGCGGATTGACGCCGTCGGCGCAAGCCCACCTCGGCCACGCCCGCTCGTTTCTCTTCTTCGACGTCTTGCGGCGCTATCTCGCGCACCGCGGGTATCGCGTGACCTACGTGCAGAACGTCACCGATATCGACGATCGCAGCATCAACGCGGCGAAGGAGACCGGCGAGGATTATCACGCGATCATCGATCGCTACTACGGCGAGTTCAAGGCGGCGATGAGCAAGCTCGGCGTGACGGAGTACGATAGCGAGCCGTACGCGACGAAGTTCATCGAGCCGATTCAGACGATGATTCGTGAGCTCATCGCCGCCGGGCACGCGTACGTGACGCCGGACGGCATCTACTATCGCGTCGCCACCTTCGCCGGTTACGGGAGGCTCGCCAACCGCAACGTCGCCGAGTTGGAATCGGGCGCGCGCATCGAGGTGGACGAAAAGAAAGAGGATCCGCTCGACTTCGCGCTCTGGAAGTTCGCGAAGCCGGGCGAGCCGCGCTGGGCGTTCGAGCCCTACGGCGAAGGCCGTCCCGGATGGCATATCGAGTGCTCCGCGATGTCGCGCGCGCTGCTCGATCCCGACGGAGCCGGCTTCGACATTCACGGCGGCGGCGCCGACCTAATCTTCCCGCACCACGAGAACGAGATCGCGCAGAGCGAGCCGCTGATGTCGCGCCCGCCAATGGCAAACTTCTGGGTGCACGGCGGCCTCTTGCTCTTCGACAACCGAAAGATGTCGAAATCGTTGGGGAACTTCGAGCCGCTCTCGTCGCTTCTCGAGCGCCACGATCCGCAGGCGATTCGCTGGCTCTTTCTACAGACCGGCTATCGCAAGGTGATGAACTTCACCGAGGAGTCGATCGCCGCGGCGGGCCAGGGACTCGGCCGCGTCAAGGCCGCGTATCGCGATATCGCGCGCGCCGGGCGAGCGCAGTCGCCCGACGATCGCGAATTCGACGCGCGCATGGAGGCGGCGCTCGACGACGACATGAACGCCGCGGCCGCGCTCGCGGTGCTCTACGACGTCGTCGCGAACGCGAAGCCGACGCGCGAGCGCCTCGCCTATTGGCTGCGCATTCTCGGCATCGAGCCGAACGAGTCGTGGCTCGAGGATCCGGTTGCGGAGCTGCCAGCGGATATCGGCGCGCGCTTGCGGACCGCGCTGCGCGAGGCCGGCATCGCTGCCCCTGCGATGGACGGTGCGACGCCGCGAGAGGCGGTCGAGCGAGTCGTCGCGCTGCGCGACGAGGCGCGGCGCGCAAAGGATTGGGCCGCATCGGATCGCTTGCGCGACGCGCTCGCGCGCTGCGGCATCGAAGTCAAAGACTCCAAAGACGGCACGGCCTGGACGGTGGCGTGAACTACGACGATCTCGTCTACGGCATCCACGCGGTGGACGAGGCGCTCGCGAGCGGCGAGAAGTTGCGCGCGATCCACGTCGCGGCGGATCGCGCGAAGGACGCGCGGCTTCGCGCGCTGCTCGCGCGAGCGAAGGAGGGCAACGTTCCGGTCCGTTTCGAGCGCCGCGCGTTCTTCGATCGTGTCCCGTTCAAGGCGCACCAGGGCGTCGTCGCGGTCGCGCCGCCCTTTGACTACGCATCGCTGCACGACATCATCGGACGCGGCGGCGGACGGCGGTTGATCGTGCTGCTCGATCACCTCACCGATCCGCACAACGTCGGCGCGATCGTTCGCACGGCCGAAGCGGCGGGCGCGAACGGCGTCGTCTTGCCCTCGCGCCGCTCGGCGGGCATCAATGCAACGGTTCGCAAGGCCGCCGCGGGCGCGGCAGCCCACATCCCGATCGTCAAGGTCGCCAACCTGGCCGAGGCGATCCGGGCCCTCAAGAAGGCCGGGATTTGGGTCGTGGGGGCCGACGCCTCGCCCGAGGCCGTCGCGCTCGGCGATGCCGACCTCGACCGAGACCTCGGGGTCGTCATCGGGGCCGAGGGAAGCGGCCTTTCGCCCCTGATTAAGCGTGAATGCGACTATCTGGTGAGGCTGCCCATGCGGGGGAAAGTGGCCTCCCTCAACGCCTCGGTGGCCGCCGCTATCCTGATTTACGAGGCCTTAAGACAGGGAGACCGCTCGCTTCGTCCTTGACGAGGGAGGGGGAACCTCCTATATACTAGCCTCGACGTGCCGCGCCCGACGGGCCGCGGCCTGCGCATGCGGCTCGTCGTTATCAACGAGGCAGATAGAATATTATGGCAATGACCCATCCAGTGGCGGATGGCGTAGAGTACCAGCAGAGGGTCGACGAGGATCTGGTCGCCATCGCAAAGACCGGCGATAACCTCGCCATGGAATA
Proteins encoded in this region:
- the rlmB gene encoding 23S rRNA (guanosine(2251)-2'-O)-methyltransferase RlmB produces the protein MNYDDLVYGIHAVDEALASGEKLRAIHVAADRAKDARLRALLARAKEGNVPVRFERRAFFDRVPFKAHQGVVAVAPPFDYASLHDIIGRGGGRRLIVLLDHLTDPHNVGAIVRTAEAAGANGVVLPSRRSAGINATVRKAAAGAAAHIPIVKVANLAEAIRALKKAGIWVVGADASPEAVALGDADLDRDLGVVIGAEGSGLSPLIKRECDYLVRLPMRGKVASLNASVAAAILIYEALRQGDRSLRP
- the cysE gene encoding serine O-acetyltransferase yields the protein MTAWVTLLQMFFGTISADLRAPLERDPAARGPLDVVLSYPGFHALLAHRIIHPLYRAGVPLLPRFLANVARFFTGIDIHPGATLGKGIFIDHGTGVVIGETAEVGDGCTIYQGVTLGGTSLSRGKRHPTLGRNVTVGVNSSVLGAIVLGDSAKVGGGSVVVKDVPANATVVGVPARIVAQDGKPVRAVSTRPQVEMPDPNADAIVRLQRRIDLLERRLTEIESGDAEEEAWSWVI
- the cysS gene encoding cysteine--tRNA ligase codes for the protein MRLYNTRTRGVEEFVPLRAGEVRIYVCGLTPSAQAHLGHARSFLFFDVLRRYLAHRGYRVTYVQNVTDIDDRSINAAKETGEDYHAIIDRYYGEFKAAMSKLGVTEYDSEPYATKFIEPIQTMIRELIAAGHAYVTPDGIYYRVATFAGYGRLANRNVAELESGARIEVDEKKEDPLDFALWKFAKPGEPRWAFEPYGEGRPGWHIECSAMSRALLDPDGAGFDIHGGGADLIFPHHENEIAQSEPLMSRPPMANFWVHGGLLLFDNRKMSKSLGNFEPLSSLLERHDPQAIRWLFLQTGYRKVMNFTEESIAAAGQGLGRVKAAYRDIARAGRAQSPDDREFDARMEAALDDDMNAAAALAVLYDVVANAKPTRERLAYWLRILGIEPNESWLEDPVAELPADIGARLRTALREAGIAAPAMDGATPREAVERVVALRDEARRAKDWAASDRLRDALARCGIEVKDSKDGTAWTVA